The Pirellulimonas nuda genome includes a region encoding these proteins:
- a CDS encoding DUF1559 family PulG-like putative transporter, with protein MKRLGNRSALVELLVVIGILVALLPAVQSAREAARSSQCQNYLKQMGIAALNHESSKNALPPGGLFFDRFYSDDPVAGHDARGSDWAIESLRFIEEQPLYDQLDFTGNKSYRSQVVNPSGQSNLKAGQTIRSRTEALRSVRFPE; from the coding sequence ATGAAGCGTCTTGGAAATAGATCCGCGCTGGTCGAGTTGCTCGTGGTGATCGGCATCTTAGTGGCGCTGCTCCCCGCCGTGCAGTCCGCCCGGGAAGCGGCCCGCAGCAGTCAGTGTCAGAACTACCTCAAGCAAATGGGGATCGCGGCTCTGAATCACGAGTCGTCCAAGAACGCGCTGCCGCCGGGTGGCCTCTTCTTCGACAGGTTCTACAGCGACGACCCAGTCGCCGGACACGACGCGAGGGGATCCGATTGGGCGATCGAGTCGCTTCGGTTCATCGAGGAACAACCGCTCTATGACCAGCTCGACTTCACCGGCAACAAGAGCTACCGCTCGCAGGTCGTGAACCCCTCGGGCCAATCGAACCTCAAGGCAGGACAGACCATTCGGAGTCGTACGGAGGCGCTTCGCTCGGTTCGATTTCCGGAATGA
- a CDS encoding IS701 family transposase, translated as MDADEIRRLKPELTSYLHEFDACFSRRDTRAHLPTYVEGQLSELPAKSCEPMALAAGVAPRTLQEFLAQHRWDEDAVRRRLQEIVLRDHAGPHSIGLIDETSDVKKGDKTPGVQRQYCGCVGKQENGIVTVHLGYATGDFHALVDGELFLPESWSEDRQRCRAAGIPEDMVYRSKWKIALELCDRAAAHGVMFDWLTFDEGYGGKPLFLQGLDGRKQRFVAEVPTTFSCWTDRPRVTERPFRRGGRGRPRKVPRLVAAASAPQSVQDLAENWPELRDQAWTRYYVKDGEKGPLVWEAKHARIVMKNDDGLPGIELHLLVARNALNHDEVKYFISNAPSDTTIETLLLVAFSRWRVERCFRDQKQEIGLDQWEGRCYLGLKRHLILSCVSYLFLARCRERLRGKKSGGHGLPSPRRRRRAAAELAA; from the coding sequence ATGGACGCCGATGAGATCCGCCGTTTGAAGCCGGAATTGACGAGTTACTTGCACGAATTCGACGCCTGTTTCTCGCGTCGGGATACTCGTGCGCACTTGCCAACCTACGTCGAAGGCCAACTCTCCGAACTGCCCGCGAAGAGTTGCGAGCCGATGGCGCTGGCCGCCGGAGTGGCGCCGCGGACGCTGCAAGAGTTCCTGGCCCAGCACCGCTGGGACGAAGACGCCGTGCGCCGGCGACTCCAAGAGATCGTCCTCCGAGATCATGCGGGGCCGCACTCGATCGGCCTGATCGACGAAACGAGCGACGTCAAGAAGGGGGACAAGACGCCCGGCGTGCAGCGGCAGTACTGCGGCTGCGTCGGCAAGCAGGAGAACGGCATCGTCACGGTCCACTTGGGCTACGCGACCGGCGACTTCCACGCGCTGGTCGACGGCGAGCTGTTCTTGCCGGAGAGTTGGTCGGAGGACCGCCAGCGGTGTCGGGCCGCCGGCATTCCCGAGGACATGGTCTACCGCTCCAAGTGGAAGATCGCCCTGGAGCTTTGCGATCGGGCCGCGGCCCACGGCGTGATGTTCGACTGGCTGACGTTCGACGAAGGCTACGGCGGAAAGCCGCTGTTTTTGCAGGGCTTGGACGGTCGAAAGCAACGCTTCGTCGCCGAGGTCCCGACGACGTTCTCGTGTTGGACCGACCGGCCGCGCGTGACGGAGCGACCCTTTCGCCGCGGCGGTCGCGGCCGGCCCCGCAAGGTCCCGCGGTTGGTCGCCGCAGCGAGCGCCCCGCAGAGCGTGCAAGACCTCGCCGAGAACTGGCCCGAGCTGCGCGATCAAGCGTGGACCCGGTACTACGTGAAGGACGGCGAGAAGGGGCCGCTCGTGTGGGAGGCGAAGCACGCCCGCATCGTCATGAAGAACGACGACGGGTTGCCGGGGATCGAACTCCACCTGCTCGTCGCCCGCAACGCATTGAACCACGATGAGGTGAAGTATTTCATCAGCAACGCCCCGTCCGACACGACCATCGAGACGTTGTTGCTGGTTGCGTTCTCGCGGTGGCGCGTCGAACGGTGCTTCCGCGACCAGAAGCAGGAGATCGGACTCGATCAGTGGGAGGGCCGCTGTTACCTCGGTCTCAAACGCCATTTGATCCTGTCGTGCGTCAGCTACTTGTTCCTGGCCCGCTGTCGTGAACGGCTGCGGGGGAAAAAATCCGGAGGTCACGGTCTGCCAAGTCCACGCCGCCGTCGGCGCGCTGCTGCCGAGTTGGCAGCGTAA
- a CDS encoding AraC family transcriptional regulator produces MAKLKHVLLLIESSRAYGRDCLLGVADYLRAHGGWHVLNIERGLSEQLPKAIARWKGDGVLARIENARIAAAIQAFGVPTVDLRGSYPPPGGAIFDSDHAAIGQMAAEHFLDVGFTKLAFCGFPGVGFSEQRGAAFCEHLSARDIKTHVYEPQNQRLMPTDVLGWEARGEFEGATIASWLKGLPRPLAVFACNDIRGRQVIEACHQFGIAVPDEVAVVGVDDDEVICELSSPPLSSIRPNAQKLGFEGAAMLDGLMRGKKPPAAPILVPPAGISRRLSSDALAIKDTDVAAAIRFIREHACEGIGVPTLLQKLPLSRSSLERRFKVAVGRTPTAEIERVRMERAKLLLAETNNSLKNVARLTGYGTASQFATAFKRYAEMTPGQFRERNGRQSD; encoded by the coding sequence TTGGCCAAACTGAAGCACGTTCTGCTGCTCATCGAGAGCTCCCGCGCCTACGGCCGCGACTGCCTGCTTGGCGTGGCCGACTACCTGCGCGCGCACGGCGGTTGGCACGTGCTGAACATCGAGCGCGGCCTCTCCGAACAGCTCCCCAAGGCGATCGCTCGCTGGAAGGGAGACGGGGTGCTCGCCCGCATCGAGAACGCCCGCATCGCCGCGGCGATTCAGGCGTTTGGGGTCCCCACGGTCGACCTCCGCGGGAGCTATCCGCCCCCCGGGGGCGCCATTTTTGACTCGGACCACGCGGCCATCGGCCAGATGGCGGCCGAACACTTCCTCGACGTAGGCTTCACCAAACTCGCGTTCTGTGGGTTCCCTGGCGTCGGCTTCTCGGAGCAGCGCGGCGCGGCTTTCTGCGAGCACCTCAGCGCCCGGGACATCAAGACGCACGTCTACGAGCCCCAAAACCAGAGGCTGATGCCCACCGACGTGCTCGGATGGGAGGCCCGCGGCGAGTTCGAAGGCGCCACGATCGCTAGCTGGCTCAAGGGGCTGCCCCGGCCGCTGGCGGTGTTCGCCTGCAACGATATCCGCGGCCGGCAGGTCATCGAGGCGTGCCACCAGTTTGGCATCGCCGTGCCCGATGAAGTAGCGGTGGTCGGCGTCGACGACGACGAGGTGATCTGCGAGCTCTCCAGCCCGCCGCTTAGCAGCATCCGGCCGAACGCCCAGAAGCTCGGCTTCGAGGGCGCCGCGATGCTCGATGGCCTGATGCGGGGGAAGAAGCCGCCGGCGGCGCCCATCCTTGTCCCCCCGGCCGGCATCTCCCGGCGATTGTCGTCCGACGCCTTGGCGATCAAGGACACCGACGTGGCGGCCGCGATCCGGTTCATCCGTGAGCACGCCTGCGAAGGGATCGGCGTGCCGACCCTGCTCCAGAAGCTGCCGCTCAGCCGCTCGTCGCTGGAGCGACGGTTCAAGGTCGCGGTCGGTCGCACGCCCACCGCCGAGATCGAGAGGGTCCGCATGGAGCGGGCGAAGTTGCTGTTGGCCGAAACCAACAACAGCCTGAAGAACGTCGCCCGACTGACGGGCTACGGGACCGCTTCTCAGTTCGCGACGGCGTTCAAACGCTACGCCGAGATGACGCCGGGGCAGTTCCGCGAGCGGAACGGCCGGCAGTCCGATTGA